Proteins encoded by one window of Bacillus rossius redtenbacheri isolate Brsri chromosome 14, Brsri_v3, whole genome shotgun sequence:
- the LOC134539149 gene encoding myb/SANT-like DNA-binding domain-containing protein 3: MASQGCNLSKKQRNKNTSQQEKYILLDLVTEHFNIIENKKTDGVSQQQKMKQWQILADTFNCMSGEHHRTAENLKAVWENLKKHTRKTSADQRVQVLTGTGGGPSKTVSKDPICERVQSLIKPTIDGAKNPFDSDSDAIILPFDASNRPTDEDDSIQLDVGAEVDVSFVETAETVTLPNGDWTHYTPAMLSSPVCSALRHSNNNSAITNTVQTNTTDSCSASSGKAMPPSSRGNASVQSPFTSKRRPTPATKVKEVSAVNAAKIELIELAKKHAIEEKEVMKEIWELRLQQEREKVKQEKLQTELLSLQILKIKKELEHLQ, encoded by the exons ATGGCGAGCCAAGGCTGTAATTTGTCAAAgaagcagagaaataaaaatacatcgcAGCAGGAGAAATACATTCTTTTAGATTTAGTAACTGAACATTTCAatatcattgaaaataaaaaaacagatggtGTTTCACAGCAACAAAAAATGAAGCAGTGGCAAATACTTGCAGATACTTTCAATTGTATGTCTGGAGAACATCACAGGACTGCAGAAAATTTAAAAGCGGTGTGGGAGAATCTCAAAAAGCACACGCGAAAGACTTCTGCTGATCAACGAGTTCAAGTATTAACTGGaacag GTGGAGGTCCTTCAAAAACAGTTAGTAAGGATCCCATTTGTGAGAGAGTGCAGAGCCTAATCAAACCGACTATCGATGGTGCCAAGAATCCCTTCGATTCAGATTCAGATGCAATAATATTACCATTTGATGCATCAAATAGGCCTACTGATGAGGATGACAGCATTCAACTGGATGTCGGAGCAGAAGTGGATGTTTCTTTCGTGGAGACGGCAGAGACA gTAACTCTTCCAAATGGCGACTGGACGCATTATACTCCAGCCATGCTCAGCAGTCCTGTGTGTTCTGCCCTTCGACACTCCAATAACAACTCGGCTATCACAAACACAGTGCAGACCAATACTACTGATTCATGCAGTGCAAGTAGTGGGAAGGCAATGCCTCCTAGCAGTAGGGGAAATGCTTCAGTGCAATCTCCCTTTACTAGCAAGCGGCGACCAACCCCGGCCACCAAAGTGAAAGAAGTAAGTGCTGTCAATGCAGCAAAAATCGAACTAATtgaacttgcaaaaaaacatgcaATCGAGGAAAAAGAAGTTATGAAAGAAATCTGGGAACTGCGGTTACAACAAGAACGAGAAAAAGTAAAGCAGGAAAAGCTGCAAACTGAACTTTTATCTTtacaaatcttgaaaataaagaaagaactaGAACATTTGCAGTAA